The genomic window GATCCCAATGCCGATGGCCGCGCCGAGGAGGGCCATGGCGAGGGTAATATTACCTGTGACTTCTGCTAGCAACATCATAGTAAGTAATTCTTTCTTGTTGGTTTTTCTTTTTCTCGACCGGGCCTGCCGCGCGGAAGCGGCGCGACCCGCTCAAATTCAATGAGCCCCGCCGGGCTCCCTGTCCGGTATGGCCAACCGGGTATAAACGGCGCAAAGCACCACAAACACCAAGGCCTGCACCAAGCCAACCATTAATTCCAGACAGTAAAATGGAAAAGTGAAAACAACCGACCACACCGGCCCGGCAATCGCACTCATGGCATGCAGAATGTTCTCACCGGCAAAAATATTGGCGAACAACCGCACGGCCAGCGTAATCGGACGCAGGGCAATCGACAACAGCTCCAGCATCCCGACAAAAAGAAAAATCACGCCCACCACGATTTTGACCACCAGGGGAAACTGCACGTCGGGCACGAATATGTGCTTGAGAAAATTGACAATGCCCTCCTCCGTGAACACCCAATAAATCCAAATAACCATGAACAACAGGGCCAGACCGGCGGTGACGTTCAAATCGGTGCTGGAAGGGCGCAACAACGGCTCAGTCACTTCAAAAACACCGTTTTGAACCTCGCCAAAACCGATGGTGCTGACTCCCGGCAGCAGGCCAATCCAGTTGCCAACCAGGATGAAAATAAAAAACGAACCCAAAAGGGGAAATACCTTGGGCGTCATGCGCTTGCCCACCACCGTCTCCACCAGATTGTAAAGCTGCTCCACCACCCACTCGCAAAAATTTTGCAGGGAGCCGGGCACCAATTCGATTTTGCGCAACCCCAGTTGAACCAACGCGACCAGAACGGCCACCACCAAAATAGTGAATAGAGTAACGTTGGTAAACCAATTTACTCCGCCGAAACTTTGGGCTTGGGGGCTGACTGATGCAAAAAAAATCATAACAAGGGAAGAAAAATAATCCTCGAACAGATAAATAAGGCAAGCAAAAGTTCGCCTAATTTAAGTATTCCGTGTAGTAATTTATTTAATCACAACGTGTTGTGTGACAAGCCTTGAGCTTATGATGTATTAGAATAGCTTGAATCAGTATTAGATCCCCGTAAGCTTTCGCGTGATTCTAAATCCGCCTCAATCCGCGCTTATCCCTCAATCCCTGTCGGGTTCGAAATTCCGATCTGCGGTTAAATCTTCCTTTCCAAGCCATGACACAGGCATACTCAGTGCTCGTTAATGACCTCCAAATCCACTTCTATTTTTAGGCAACACCGCGTAGAAAGCCTCTCTTGAAGCTGAATCTGCCCATTACTCAAATCCGTTGGATCTGCCTGGGCCTGGGCCTGATCCTGAGCGTCGCCGCCTGGGTCGCCCATCTGGAAGGTTTTTCCCTGCCTCTTGAACGCCGGGTCCTGGCGCAATTGCAGCGCTTGAAATCCAGCCCCGTGGAACCTCCCGTCATGCTGGTCACCATTCAGGATGCGGGACAACGCGGCTGGCCCTGGTCCAGCCTCGACTACGCGGTGCTGATGAATGCGCTGGGACCGTTCCATCCCGAGGTTGTGGCGCTGTCCATCCCCCTGCTGGAAGGCGATCCGGTTTACCGGGTTTACGACATTCAACTGGGCAAGCAGATTGAAAAATTAAACAAGGTGGTGCTGTCCTGTTCCGGGGCGGAACCCAACCCCTTTTCAGACACAACCTTTTCCTCGGCCCTGCTCAAGGGCGTCCCGCCTCCGGACTTGTTTTCATTCAATGGGGCCGGCCTTCCCATACCTGAGATTCTCCGGCAGGCCCCCGTGGGCTTGAACATCCTCCCCGTTGACGGAAACGGTCTGACAAAAAAAATCCCCCTGTTGGCGCTGTACCATAACAATCTCACCGCCACCTTTCTTCTGCAGGTTTACGCGGAGTACCTGAAAACAGACTGGCGGCGCTCCGAATATTCGGATTCCGAGATCATTCTGCGGAATTCAAAAGGCAGGGAACTGGCCCGCATCCCGGTGGACAAGGAGGGCTGCCTCATGCTTCACTATCATCCCGATACGATCCATAAATCCGCGGTTGAATTTTACCAGGCCGTGGTCGCCTCGGAACAGGTGCGCAACGGATTAAACCCCATCATGAACATCAGCCAGGCCGGACAAAAAATCGTTTTGGTTGGCGCTGAAGTGCCCGGGACCTACAGCCCGGTTCATACGCCGGTGGGAAAAACAGCGCCGGTACGCGTGCAATATCAGGCCTTGGAAAATCTTTTCAACCGCGACTTCACGCGCCCGTTGGCGCCTCCTGCTGTTTTGGGGATTTTGTTGCTGATCGGCATCTTCGCCTCTCAGGCGGCCCTGTTGCGCCACCTGCCGCTCAGCCTGTCGCTGCTTTCCCTGGCCGTTACCCTGACCGCCTGCGGCAGTGCCTTGCTCTACGAGCATGCCTCGCTCTGGGTACCGGCGGGCCTCATTATCCTCACAGCCTCCTTCACCTGGATTTTTTGCCGGGCCCTGTTTTTTTGCCTCTACGACCCCAACCCCCAGCAGGAGCTGGATTTAAGATTCTAACCCGGATATGAAGTTTTATTCTTTGATTCTCATTTACGCCCTGTCGATGACGTCCGCCAATATTTTTCTGAAATTTGCCAGCCAGGCGCAAGGCCTGCGCTGGTGGATTTTTTTCGCCCTTGCCAACGCCACCGGCTTTGCCTCCGTGATTGCGCTTCCCTTCGCACTCAAACTGTCCAATCCCAATCTGGTGTACGCCCTCGCCATCGGCGGGGGGTTCACCTTCCTCCAACTCGCCTCCTGCCTGCTCTTCCGCGAACCGCTTTCGTCCTGGCAATGGGGCGGCATCGCGCTCATCACGCTCGGGATTGTACTTTTGCAGATCCGCAGCTAACGCGGGGGAAATGTAGAATGCAGAATGAGGAATTTAGAAAATGGAAATTTAGGACTTAAAACTTTTTAAAGACAGGGGATTTGTTCTACAATCAAAATGTTAGTTACATGCAAAACCTGACTACCAAGAGCATTCCATTTCTACTGCGCTTTGGCATGGCCTGGGCTATCGGTGCCGTCATTTATTTTTTTGCCGTTGCAGTTACAGTCTATGACGGCATTCCTTCCCTCATTCTTCAGCCCTTTTGCGCTGCAGGCTTTAGTTTTGTTTGCGTTGCCTTTTGCGCTGTGGTTGGCCTGCCACTTCGGCTCCCGTTACTTCGCCAAGTCTGGCACGGCAACATGATTCTCGCTGCATTGCTTTGCTTGCGTATTCGGCCTCAGCAAGCCAGATGACCTTACACACTGATCCACAGACAAAAGAACGGTTCCAGAGCTTGGGCGACACTTCGATTTACGGGTACCTCACGCTTCTTTTTTCTATTACTAACTGGCCATCAGTATTTCCACGCTTCAATAATAAGAATGAAAAGGCCTAACTATGCTATGCTCGGGATTGGTTCCAGCTTGTCCCACAAGCAAGGCGCAACGATCCGTAGTGTACCGCGGACGTCCCGGCTGCGGGTTCAAGCAGCGTCACGCCCCGCATTCTGGCATCGGGACGATGCCTTAACTCGCAGGCGAGGACGCCCGCGCTACAAGCACCTGCCTTCAGACTGGATTGGCTGAAAACGAGAACTTGACCTCTTTCCGGATTGAGCAACACTTTTTACATGGTCAAAGCCGTTGAAAAATTGACTAAAGATGCTCTCTCCCTTCCTCCCCGTTCCCGAGCCCGATTGGCTTCCCGAATCCTTGATAGCTTGGAAGGACCCAAGGCAACTTCTCTGCGTAATTTATGGGCTCAAGAAGCAGAGAATCGAATCAACGCTTACGATGCCGGCCATATTCCCTCGATTCCCGGCGAACTGGTATTTAAACGCCTGCGGCTGAAAAATAAGATATGATTTTCTTCTTCCTGCCTCTTTGGAGTTGCAGGAAGCGGTTGACTATTACAACCAACGTCAAGAGGGCCTGGGAAATGAGTTTGCGATCGAAGTTTACCAGTCCCAATATCCGTGTACATCTGTGTTCATCCGTGGTTCAATCAGTTCTCAGCAGTGTTCTGAATTCCGCATTTCCCTCTGCGCCTTTGCGTCTCTGCGTGAGAAAATGTGTTAGCGCCTTTACGGCAGGTCCGTCGCGCCCATCAGATAGCGGTCGCATTCACGGGCGGCTTCCCGGCCTTCATTGATCGCCCAAACGACAAGGCTCTGGCCCCGGCGACAGTCGCCCGCGGCGAATACATTCGAAATGCTGGTCTGATATTTTCCATACTCCGCCTGGATGTTGCTGCGCGGATCCCGCGCAACGCCGAGCGACTCCAGCAACGGCTGCTCCGGCCCAAGGAAACCCATGGCCAGCAAAACCAACTGCGCGGGCAGCACTTTCTCCGTCCCTGGAACATTCTTCGGAACAAACTGGCCCTTCTCGTTCTTCTCCCAGCTCACCTGCACCGTGTGGACGGCCTTGACGCCGCCCTTGCCGTCGTCCTCAAATTTCACCGCCGTTGTCAGGTAAATCCGCGGATCGTCGCCGAATTTCGCAGCCGCTTCCTCCTGGCCATAATCCGCCTTGAACACCTTCGGCCATTCGGGCCATGGATTGTTCGCCGCCCGTTCCATCGGAGGCTTCGCCAGAATCTCAAGCTGCACCACGCTCTTGCAACCGTGCCGCATCGACGTGCCCACGCAGTCGGTACCCGTGTCACCGCCGCCGATGATCACCACATCCTTGCCTTTGGCGCTGATAATGTCGCCGCTCTTGTCGAGCACGGCCCTGGTGTTCGCCGTGAGAAATTCCATTGCGAAATGAATGCCGCTGAGCTTGCGGCCTTCAATCGGCAGATCGCGCGGGAACGTCGCGCCGGTGCAAAGCACAACCGCATCGACCTCTTTCAACAATTTTTTCGCTTCAAGGTTTTTCCCCACTTCGGTGCCACACACAAACTTTACGCCCTCGGCTTCCATCTGGCGGATGCGGCGGAGCACGACCTTTTCCTTGTCGAGTTTCATGTTCGGAATGCCATACATCAGCAAGCCGCCTGGCCTGTCAGCCCGCTCATAAACCGTGACCGTGTGGCCCGCGCGATTGAGTTGCGCCGCGGCGCTCAGACCGGCCGGACCGGAGCCGATGACCGCAATTTTTTTGCCCGTGCGGACTTTCGGAGCCTGGGAAACCACCCAGCCTTCCGCCCAACCCTTGTCGATGATCGCGCATTCAATATTCTTGATCGTCACCGGCGGGTCGATGATTCCCAGCGTGCAGGAACCCTCGCAGGGCGCGGGGCAAACCCGGCCTGTGAATTCGGGAAAGTTATTCGTCTTATGCAGGCGTTCAAGCGCTTCGCGCCAGAGCCCGCGATACACCAGATCGTTCCATTCGGGAATCAGATTATTGACCGGGCAGCCGCTGGCCATGCCGCTGATCAAGGTGCCGGTGTGGCAAAACGGAATGCCGCAATCCATGCAGCGCGCTCCCTGGTTGCGGAGTTTGTCCTCCGGCATGTGCAGGTGAAATTCATTCCAGTCCTTGGTACGCTCCAAAGGTCCGCGGTCCGCCGGAACTTCGCGCAGGTATTCGATAAAGCCTGTAGGTTTGCCCATAATCTTAAAATTTAATTTCGGAGTTATCCGCAGATTGCTCAGATTCCCGCAGATTTAAAACAAAAACCGTGTCCAAGCTGACGATGAACTTCCATCGCTGCGCCAATAATCTGGTAAGTTTGTTGATCTTCCTGCATTGCACTCAATCGGTGTAAATCAGCGTAATCTGCGGATAAAGTCAACCTCCGCCGATGCGTGCCACGTCCTTCGAGTTTTCTTCAAATGCCGCGGCCAGCGCATCGTCGCCGCTCAACCCCGACTGTTGCGCCTTCTTCAACGCCTGCAACACGCGCTTGTAATCCTTGGGCATCACCTTCACAAATTTTGGCAGTTTCTCCTCCCAGAGCGCGAGCACCTTGAATGCAAGCTTGCTTCCGGTGATGTCAGCATGCCGTTTGATCCTCTGGCGCAACTCTTCGATTTCCCCGGCTTCAACAACTTTTTCCAGTCCGATCATCGCGGTATTGCAGTGTCCGGCAAAATCGCCGGCTTCATCCAGCACATAGGCCACACCGCCGCTCATGCCGGCGGCAAAATTGCGTCCAGTGGCGCCCAGCACCACTACCGTTCCGCCGGTCATGTACTCGCAGGCATGGTCACCGACGCCCTCGACAACCGCATGCACGCCTGAGTTGCGGACGCAGAACCGTTCGCCGGCCATGCCGCGGATGTAAGCCTCTCCCGCGGTGGCGCCGTAAAACGCGACGTTGCCGGTGATGATGTTTTCCTCCGGCAAAAAGGTCGAACCTTCCGGCGGATAAACAATAATTTTACCCCCGCTGAGGCCTTTGCCGAGGTAGTCGTTGGCATCGCCTTCCAGTTTCAACGTGACGCCCTTGGGCACAAATGCGCCGAAGCTTTGTCCCGCCGACCCCTTGAAATGAAGCTGCACGGTGTCTTCCGGCAATCCGGCGGCCCCGTGGCTGCGCGTGATTTCATTGCCCAGGATCGTACCCACCACGCGGTTCACGTTATGAATGGGCAGCTCGCCCTTCACCTTCTCGCCCCGTTCGATGGCCGGCTTGCAAAGGTCCAGCAACTGCGTAATATCCAGCGACTTGTCAAGTCCGTGGTCCTGCGGAACCTGGCAGTAACGCCCCACCTCGGGCCCGACTTCCGGCTGGTACAAAATTTTTGAAAAGTCGAGGCCCTGCGCCTTCAGGTGGCCGACGGCCTTTCCAGCTTCAAGCCGGTCGGTGCGCCCGATCATTTCATTGATCGTCCGGAAACCGAGTTGCGCCATGATCTCGCGCAGTTCAGCGGCGACGAAGCGCATGAAGTTGACCGTGTATTCCGCGTCGCCCGTGAAGTTTTTGCGCAACTGCGGATCCTGCGTGGCCACGCCCACCGGGCAGGTGTTCAAATGGCAGACACGCATCATGATGCAACCCAGCGTCACCAGCGGCGCGGTGGCAAAACCAAATTCCTCGGCGCCGAGCAGCGCGGCAACCGCCACGTCGCGCCCGGTCTTCAACTGGCCGTCCGTTTCAACCACGATGCGGTTGCGCAGGTTGTTAAGCACGAGCGTCTGGTGCGTCTCGGCCAGACCGAGCTCCCATGGAAGGCCCGCATGCTTGATGCTCGAAAGCGGCGATGCCCCGGTGCCGCCGTCAAAGCCGCTGATCAACACCACATCGGCGTGCGCTTTCGACACACCGGCGGCGATGGTGCCGACACCGACCTCCGACACAAGCTTCACGCTGATGCGAGCGCGACGATTGGCGTTCTTCAAGTCATGGATCAACTCCGCAAGGTCTTCGATGGAATATATATCATGGTGCGGTGGCGGCGAAATAAGTCCGACGCCCGGCGTGGTGTGCCGGGTCTTGGCAATCGGGGGATACACCTTGCGGCCGGGCAGTTCGCCGCCCTCGCCGGGCTTGGCGCCCTGGGCCATCTTGATCTGGATTTCCTGAGCCTTGGAAAGATACAGGCTGGTCACTCCGAAACGCCCGGAAGCGACCTGCTTGATCGCTGAGTTTTTCGAATCGCCTTTTTCATTCGTCCAAGTGTAGCGCTCGGGGTCCTCCCCGCCTTCGCCGGTATTGGATTTACCGCCGAGCCGGTTCATGGCAATCGCAAGGGTTTCGTGCGTTTCCTTGGAAATCGAACCATAACTCATGGCCCCGGTCTTGAATCGCTTTACGATCGTTTCAACCGATTCCACCTCGCTGAGCGGGACCGAATCGCCCTTCTTGAACTCCAGTAATCCGCGCAACGTGAAATGCTGCCGGTCCTGCTCGTTCACCAGCTTGGCGTATTCCTTGTACGTTTCGTAGCTGCCGGTACGAACAGCCTTTTGCAGCTTGTGAATCGTCTCCGGGCTGAAAAGATGGGCCTCCCCTTCCTTGCGCCATTGATATTCACCGCCGACATCGAGCGTGTTCCCGTTCACCTGTCGTGCGGGGAAGGCGTGGGAATGGCGCCGCAACAAATCCGCCGCGATGGCGTTGAGATCGGCGCCTTCGATGCGCGACGGCGTGCGGGTGAAATATTTATCTACCACCGTATGGTTAAGGCCGACCGCCTCAAAAATCTGCGCGCCGCGGTAACTCTGCACGGTGGAAATGCCCATCTTGGCCATGGTCTTCACCACGCCCTTGATCGCCCCCTTGATGTAGTTCTTAACCGCCGTCTTGTGGTCCAGGCCCGGCAGCAGGCCCTGGCGGATCATGTCGTCCAGGGTCTCAAACGCGAGATACGGGTTGATCGCGCCCACGCCGTAACCGATCAGCACCGAAAAGTGATGCACCTCGCGCGGTTCGCCCGATTCCAGAACCAGGCCGACCCGGGTCCGGGTGCCCTGGCGGATCAGGTGATGATGCAGGCCGGACACGGCGAGCAACGCGGGGACAGCCACACGGTCCTTGTCCACGCCACGGTCGGACAGCACCAGCAGATTGATTCCTTTTTCAATCGCCGCATCCGCTTCCGCGAAAATGCGGTCCAGCGCCTTTTCCAGGCCCCGCGCTCCCTCCGATGCGGGAAAGACCATGGACAACGTCGCCGACTTGAATCCGGGGCGGTCCACATGCCGCAACTGTTCCAATTGCTCATTGGTCAGAATCGCATGCTCCAGCTTGATCATCCGGCAGCTTTCCGGCGTGGGCTTGAGCAGGTTGCCGCCCGAACCCAGCAGGGTGTCGGTCGAGGTGACGAGTTCCTCCCGGATCGGATCGATGGGCGGATTGGTCACCTGCGCAAAAAGCTGCTTGAAATAATCATAGAGCAGGGTCGGGCGGTTGGACAAAACCGCCAGCGGCGTGTCAGTCCCCATCGCGCCGACAGGTTGCACGCCCTCGCGGGCCATCGGCCCGATAATCACGCGCAAATCCTCGAACGAATATCCGAAAGCCTGTTGGCGCTGCAGCACCGTCTCATGATCCGACTCATGCACATGCGGCGGCTCGGGCAGGTCCGAAAGCGACACCAGATTTTTGTCGAGCCATTCGCGGTACGGCAGTTCGCGGACGATCTTTTGCTTGATCTCCTCGTCGGCCACAATCCGGCCCAGTTGCATATCCACCAGGAACATCCGCCCCGGTTGGAGGCGGCCCTTGCTCAAAATACGTTCCGGTTCAATCGGGAGCACACCGGCCTCGGAGGCCATGATAACCAAATCGTCTTTTGTGACATAATACCGCGACGGGCGCAGTCCGTTGCGGTCCAGCACCGCGCCGATGCAGGCGCCATCGGTAAAAGCAATGGAAGCGGGGCCGTCCCAAGGCTCCATCAGGCTGGAGTGATATTCGTAAAACGCCCGCTTGTCGTCCGGCATGCTCTCGTGATTTTCCCACGGCTCGGGAATCATCATCATCATCGCATGAGGCAGGGAACGGCCCGCCATGACGAGCAGCTCCAGGCAGTTGTCAAACATCGCGGAGTCGGACCCGCCCTCGCTGATGATCGGAAGGATCTTTTTGATGTCGTCGCCAAACAATTCGCTCTGAAAAAGGGACTGCCGCGCGTGCATCGAGTTGATGTTGCCGCGCAGGGTGTTGATTTCGCCGTTGTGGGCGAGATAACGGTAGGGATGCGAGCGGTCCCAACTGGGGAACGTGTTGGTCGAAAACCGCGAATGCACCAGCGCGAGCGCCGTCTCCATGTCCGGATCCTGCAGGTCGGGATAATACAGATCCACCTGCGCGGGCATGAGCATGCCCTTGTAAATAAGGGTCCGGCACGAGAGGCTCGCGATGTACCAGGCCGGATCGGTTCCGTTGGTCCGGATTTCGCTGGCGGCGCGCTTGCGGATGACATAGAGCTTGCGCTCAAACGCCTGGTCGTCGGCGCAGTTCTTGCCGCGCCCGATGAACACCTGGCGCATAGCCGGCTCGCCCGCCCTGGCTGTCTCACCCAGAGAAGTGTTAGATGTCGGAATCTCACGCCAACCGAGCGCCGTCTGGCCTTCCTCGGTTATGATTTTTTCAAAAATCCCGCGGGTTGCTTTTTGCACGGCCGCGTCTTTCGACGTGAAAACCATCCCCACGCCATATTGTCCGGCTGCAGGAAGCGAAATGCCCAGCGGCTTGGCAACCTTGCGAAGAAAGGAGTCGGGCATCTGCATCAGGATGCCGGCGCCGTCGCCCGTGTTCACCTCACAACCACAGGCTCCGCGGTGGTCGAGATTTACAAGAATGGTCAACGCCTGCCGCACGATCTCGTGCGACTTCTTCCCCTTCATGTTGACAATAAATCCGACCCCGCAGGCGTCATGCTCAAATTGCGGGTCGTACAGGCCTTGTTTGGGCGGTAATCCAGAGTGTTTCATTTCTTCCATTAAATTAGCACAGCGTATTCCAGTGCGAAATTTAGGCATCTGCTTCTGGATTGCGACAAAAATTCACACAAATTTAATAAAAGTCGCTGGACATGAGCTTGGTCAAGCGGAAAGACATATCCCGGTTTGATGGAGCGCGAGCGTCTCGCCCGCTCCGAGAGGGCATCCTGCCTCTCGGTTGTTTTGAAAGATTTTTTTGATTATTATATTATAGAGGCAAGACTGCCGGGCAGGATGCCCAGCAGAGCGGGACGCCCGCGCTCCGGTTTAGACAACCAAAATTCTCTTCCAAACCCTCAAAAATACTTGGACCAGTCCACGCCCTGCATGCTGCCGGTGTTCATGAATTGCTGGTGCATGGCATAGGCCGCGCTGAGCGTGTGCGGCGTATGGCCGCCTTTGAATTGGGCCAGATAGGTGCGCAATTCGGCGCGATAATCCGGATGCACACATTGCTCGATGATCAGTTGCGCCCGCTCGCTCGGTGTCCTGCCCCGCAGGTCCGCCACTCCCTGCTCGGTAATAATCACCTGGACCGAGTGCTCGCTGTGGTCCATGTGGCTGACCACGGGAACCAGGGTGCTGATCTTGCCGCCTTTCGCGGTGGACGGGCAGGTAAAAATCGAGATGTACCCGTTGCGGGTAAAGTCACCGGAACCGCCGATTCCGTTCATGAGGCTCTTGCCCAACACATGCGTTGAGTTGACGTTGCCAAACAAATCCACTTCCAGGGCTGTGTTCACGGTGATAATGCCCAGGCGGCGCACCATTTCCGGATTGTTGGTAATTTCCTGGGGCCGGAGCAGGATGCGCGAGCGGAAAAACTCCAGGTCGGCATAAATCTGATCCAGCACATCCGCGCTGGCGGTGATGGAGGTGCCGGTGGCAAATTTGACCTTGCCCTGCTTCATCAGCGCAATCACGGAATCCTGGATCACTTCCGTGTACATCTCGAAATTCGGAATGTCGGAATTGGCCCCCAAAGCCCCAAGAACCGCATTGGCAATGTTTCCCACCCCGGATTGGATCGGGAGGAATTCCTTCGGAATGCGTCCCGCTCGGATTTCAGCGGCCAGAAACAAGGCCACGTTTTCACCGATTTTGTTCGTCACAGGATCCGACGGGTCAAAGCTGCCGGTCTCGTCAGGCAGATTGGTTTCCACAACACCGACGATTTTCTTCGGATCGACCTTGATGAAAGGCGTTCCGATGCGGTCCGAGGGTTTGAGGATCGGAATCGGCAGACGGTGCGGAGGATTGAGCGGTTCGTAAATGTCGTGGAACCCGCGCAGGTTGGCGGGATGATAGCGGTTCAGCTCTATCAAAATCTTGTCGGTCACCTGGCAAAACGTAGGACTGGCGCCAACTGACGTCGTTGGGACAATTTCGCCACTGGCCGTCACATCACACGCCTCGACTATCGCCCAATTGAACTTCCCGAGAAACCCGTAGCGCACGGCCTGTGGGGCCATGGAAAGATGCATGTCAAAAAAGCGGATGCGGCCCTCGTTGATGCCCTTTCTCAAATCCTTGTTCGACTGGTACGGTGTGCGCCAGGCAATCGCGTCCGCCTGCGCCAAAGCGCCGTCCAGTGAAGGTCCTGTGGACGCGCCCGTCACCACTCCGATCTGAAAAGGCCTGCCCGCCGCATGTTCCGCAGTGGCTTTTACGGCAATCTCCTTCGGAATCGCCTTGGCCGCGCCCGCGGGCGTAAAACCGCTGAATCCAATGGTGTCTCCGTGTTGAACAAGTGATGCGGCTTCCGCGGCCGACATGATTTTATAATTGTGTGTTGTCATTTCTTTATCTCAGTCAATTTCCAAACATAGGGGCCTGAAACAGCCTGAATGCGGCCGTCCGGTTTTCTCAATTGCGGGTTTCCATCCGAATCGATCCCCATAAACTCTCCAAAAAGTTTTTCCCGGTCCACTTCCAATTCCACATTTCTCACTCCGCCCCAGCAGCGGTTGATCTCGCCGCAAAGAGACGAAAAGCCGGCCGTCTCGAATGCCTGAAACAGCCCGCCCAGTTCGTCCAAAATGGAGCGGGTCATCTTTTCGCGATCTGGCGCCTCCGGGATCAGCGAGCTCAAAGCCGCCGCCATGCCCTTCAACTCCGTTGATTCCTGTTCCGGATGGTTGGACAGATTCAACCCGATTCCAATCACCACACGATCCGGAGCCGGGCGTTCCAGCAAGACGCCGGCGATTTTCAAGTCGCCCGCCAGCAAATCATTCGGCCAGCGCAAACGCAGCCCCTGCACTCCCAATCTGCCGCAGACCCGGTATAAAGCCAGCCCCACGACCAGAGGCAGGCAAGCCACCTGCGGGTTGGCGGGATTCACCGGAAAAACCAGGGAGAACCAGAGCCCGCCCTCGCCGGAAACCCAAACACGGTCATGCCTTCCGCGGCCGGAAGTTTGCCGCCGGGCGCGAACCATGGACCAAGGAGGACGTCCTACCGCCAGGGTGTTGGTGGAATCGACTTCGTCAAAATCCTCGATTTCCCATTTAACAGAAGCAGCCATGTTCGTCTCTTTGTCACGATGGCCTTCAGGAAATCCTGACAAGCCCCTGCCCCTCTTCAACCCCGTCGCCGCTGCTCACCAGAATTTCGGCCACCTTGCCGGCTTTCGGCGCGTACACAAAGGTGTTCATCTTCATGGCCTCAAGGGTGATCAATTCCTGCCCCTGCTTCACCTCCTGGCCCACCGTGACCTG from Candidatus Methylacidiphilales bacterium includes these protein-coding regions:
- a CDS encoding CHASE2 domain-containing protein — translated: MKLNLPITQIRWICLGLGLILSVAAWVAHLEGFSLPLERRVLAQLQRLKSSPVEPPVMLVTIQDAGQRGWPWSSLDYAVLMNALGPFHPEVVALSIPLLEGDPVYRVYDIQLGKQIEKLNKVVLSCSGAEPNPFSDTTFSSALLKGVPPPDLFSFNGAGLPIPEILRQAPVGLNILPVDGNGLTKKIPLLALYHNNLTATFLLQVYAEYLKTDWRRSEYSDSEIILRNSKGRELARIPVDKEGCLMLHYHPDTIHKSAVEFYQAVVASEQVRNGLNPIMNISQAGQKIVLVGAEVPGTYSPVHTPVGKTAPVRVQYQALENLFNRDFTRPLAPPAVLGILLLIGIFASQAALLRHLPLSLSLLSLAVTLTACGSALLYEHASLWVPAGLIILTASFTWIFCRALFFCLYDPNPQQELDLRF
- a CDS encoding addiction module protein — its product is MVKAVEKLTKDALSLPPRSRARLASRILDSLEGPKATSLRNLWAQEAENRINAYDAGHIPSIPGELVFKRLRLKNKI
- the atpB gene encoding F0F1 ATP synthase subunit A; translation: MIFFASVSPQAQSFGGVNWFTNVTLFTILVVAVLVALVQLGLRKIELVPGSLQNFCEWVVEQLYNLVETVVGKRMTPKVFPLLGSFFIFILVGNWIGLLPGVSTIGFGEVQNGVFEVTEPLLRPSSTDLNVTAGLALLFMVIWIYWVFTEEGIVNFLKHIFVPDVQFPLVVKIVVGVIFLFVGMLELLSIALRPITLAVRLFANIFAGENILHAMSAIAGPVWSVVFTFPFYCLELMVGLVQALVFVVLCAVYTRLAIPDREPGGAH
- a CDS encoding SMR family transporter, with translation MKFYSLILIYALSMTSANIFLKFASQAQGLRWWIFFALANATGFASVIALPFALKLSNPNLVYALAIGGGFTFLQLASCLLFREPLSSWQWGGIALITLGIVLLQIRS
- a CDS encoding glutamate synthase subunit beta; translated protein: MGKPTGFIEYLREVPADRGPLERTKDWNEFHLHMPEDKLRNQGARCMDCGIPFCHTGTLISGMASGCPVNNLIPEWNDLVYRGLWREALERLHKTNNFPEFTGRVCPAPCEGSCTLGIIDPPVTIKNIECAIIDKGWAEGWVVSQAPKVRTGKKIAVIGSGPAGLSAAAQLNRAGHTVTVYERADRPGGLLMYGIPNMKLDKEKVVLRRIRQMEAEGVKFVCGTEVGKNLEAKKLLKEVDAVVLCTGATFPRDLPIEGRKLSGIHFAMEFLTANTRAVLDKSGDIISAKGKDVVIIGGGDTGTDCVGTSMRHGCKSVVQLEILAKPPMERAANNPWPEWPKVFKADYGQEEAAAKFGDDPRIYLTTAVKFEDDGKGGVKAVHTVQVSWEKNEKGQFVPKNVPGTEKVLPAQLVLLAMGFLGPEQPLLESLGVARDPRSNIQAEYGKYQTSISNVFAAGDCRRGQSLVVWAINEGREAARECDRYLMGATDLP